In a genomic window of Gossypium arboreum isolate Shixiya-1 chromosome 7, ASM2569848v2, whole genome shotgun sequence:
- the LOC108488790 gene encoding probable carboxylesterase 9 encodes MSKFDPYQHLSIRLNPDGTITRLTNFPSTEANPDIIPGNPTVSKDVTVNEETKVWARIFRPNKLPSNDNTVVRLPIVFYFHGGGFTLFSVSNITTHQPCSTIASETPAIVVAVEHRLAPEHRLPTQYEDAIDTILWVKKQVLDPQGERWLRDYGDFTRCYLGGRGSGGNIAFHAAIKAADHDIKPLNINGIFLNQPMFGGKERLPSELKYATDQLIPLPVLDLLWELALPKATDRDHRYCNPMQDAVYKSKVSSLGRCLVISFDMDPMFDRVQAFVQMLVDEKVQVDARFDIVGFHNIDIVDTQRAQAILNIIKEFII; translated from the coding sequence ATGTCGAAATTCGACCCATACCAGCACCTCAGTATACGTCTCAACCCAGACGGTACCATCACTCGCTTAACCAACTTCCCCAGCACCGAAGCCAACCCCGACATAATTCCAGGTAACCCCACTGTTTCTAAAGATGTCACCGTCAACGAAGAAACAAAGGTCTGGGCACGCATTTTCCGCCCCAATAAATTGCCATCTAATGACAACACTGTTGTACGATTACCCATCGTTTTCTACTTCCACGGTGGTGGCTTCACTTTATTCAGCGTTTCCAATATCACAACTCATCAACCTTGCTCTACCATTGCCAGTGAAACACCCGCCATTGTTGTAGCAGTGGAGCATCGTCTTGCCCCCGAGCACAGGCTCCCGACGCAGTACGAAGATGCCATTGACACGATCCTGTGGGTGAAGAAACAGGTTTTGGACCCTCAAGGAGAAAGATGGCTAAGAGATTACGGGGATTTCACAAGATGTTACCTTGGTGGACGTGGCAGCGGTGGCAATATTGCGTTTCATGCTGCTATAAAAGCTGCAGATCATGATATAAAGCCTTTAAATATTAATGGTATATTTTTAAACCAACCAATGTTTGGTGGGAAAGAAAGACTGCCATCAGAGTTGAAATATGCAACGGATCAGTTGATACCATTGCCTGTACTTGATCTCTTGTGGGAGTTAGCATTGCCTAAGGCAACAGACCGTGACCACCGATATTGTAATCCAATGCAGGATGCAGTGTACAAGAGTAAGGTCAGTTCGTTAGGGCGGTGTTTGGTGATTTCATTCGACATGGATCCAATGTTTGATCGGGTGCAAGCATTCGTGCAAATGTTGGTGGATGAAAAGGTTCAAGTTGATGCACGTTTCGATATTGTCGGCTTCCATAACATCGATATCGTGGATACACAAAGAGCTCAGGCCATTTTGAATATTATTAAGGAATTTATCATTTGA
- the LOC108453317 gene encoding glyoxylate/hydroxypyruvate reductase HPR3-like isoform X2, whose amino-acid sequence MAVAAENQSQPPQNDLPDVLILKPPTAFSIFGDHFFHSPKFQFLKPFESPLPLPQFLLTHAQSVQAILTSASGSVTADTIRLLPRLGLVVTTSQGINHIDLSECRRRGIAVAGAGTIFSTDCADSAVGLLLDVLRKVSAANRYVKQGLWSTQGNYPLGYKLGGKQVGIVGLGSIGTEVAKRLEAFPCSISYNSRSKKPSVPYTFYPNVVELAVNCDALIICCALTDETHHLIGKEVLSALGKDGVIINIARGPIIDEKELVQCLIKREIRGAGLDVFEHEPDVPVELLALDNVVMSPHNAVCTTESLEELRKTVVGNFEAFFSNEPLLTPVPLDDRPHSSVAR is encoded by the exons ATGGCAGTAGCAGCTGAAAACCAATCTCAGCCTCCCCAAAACGACTTGCCCGATGTCCTCATCTTGAAACCCCCGACAGCATTCAGCATTTTCGGTGACCATTTCTTCCACTCACCCAAATTCCAATTCCTGAAACCGTTCGAATCCCCACTCCCTCTTCCCCAGTTCTTGCTCACCCATGCACAGTCCGTACAAGCCATTCTCACATCAGCTAGCGGTTCTGTCACCGCTGATACTATCCGCCTTTTGCCCCGCCTGGGTTTGGTCGTTACCACTAGCCAGGGCATTAACCACATTGATCTCTCCGAGTGCCGACGCCGTGGCATCGCAGTGGCCGGCGCTGGAACCATTTTCTCCACTGATTGTGCGGATTCCGCGGTGGGATTGTTGCTCGACGTTCTGAGGAAGGTTTCGGCAGCCAACCGCTATGTCAAGCAAGGGCTATGGTCTACCCAAGGAAACTATCCTCTTGGCTATAAG CTTGGTGGTAAGCAAGTGGGAATTGTTGGATTAGGAAGTATTGGAACAGAAGTCGCTAAAAGACTGGAGGCATTTCCCTGTTCTATTTCATACAATTCAAGAAGCAAAAAACCTTCTGTACCGTACACTTTTTATCCCAATGTTGTTGAACTGGCAGTTAATTGCGACGCCCTTATAATTTGCTGTGCTTTAACTGATGAAACACACCACCTGATTGGCAAGGAAGTGTTGTCAGCGTTGGGGAAGGATGGGGTCATTATTAACATAGCTCGTGGACCCATCATTGATGAGAAAGAATTGGTGCAGTGTTTAATTAAGAGAGAGATCCGAGGTGCGGGCTTGGATGTGTTTGAGCATGAACCTGATGTTCCTGTTGAGCTCCTTGCATTGGATAATGTAGTCATGTCTCCTCATAATGCTGTTTGCACAACGGAATCTCTCGAAGAGTTGCGTAAAACTGTGGTCGGAAATTTCGAAGCCTTCTTCTCAAATGAACCCCTATTAACTCCTGTTCCTTTGGATGATCGGCCCCATTCGTCAG TCGCTCGTTGA
- the LOC108453317 gene encoding glyoxylate/hydroxypyruvate reductase HPR3-like isoform X1, giving the protein MAVAAENQSQPPQNDLPDVLILKPPTAFSIFGDHFFHSPKFQFLKPFESPLPLPQFLLTHAQSVQAILTSASGSVTADTIRLLPRLGLVVTTSQGINHIDLSECRRRGIAVAGAGTIFSTDCADSAVGLLLDVLRKVSAANRYVKQGLWSTQGNYPLGYKLGGKQVGIVGLGSIGTEVAKRLEAFPCSISYNSRSKKPSVPYTFYPNVVELAVNCDALIICCALTDETHHLIGKEVLSALGKDGVIINIARGPIIDEKELVQCLIKREIRGAGLDVFEHEPDVPVELLALDNVVMSPHNAVCTTESLEELRKTVVGNFEAFFSNEPLLTPVPLDDRPHSSGCCWNGCGW; this is encoded by the exons ATGGCAGTAGCAGCTGAAAACCAATCTCAGCCTCCCCAAAACGACTTGCCCGATGTCCTCATCTTGAAACCCCCGACAGCATTCAGCATTTTCGGTGACCATTTCTTCCACTCACCCAAATTCCAATTCCTGAAACCGTTCGAATCCCCACTCCCTCTTCCCCAGTTCTTGCTCACCCATGCACAGTCCGTACAAGCCATTCTCACATCAGCTAGCGGTTCTGTCACCGCTGATACTATCCGCCTTTTGCCCCGCCTGGGTTTGGTCGTTACCACTAGCCAGGGCATTAACCACATTGATCTCTCCGAGTGCCGACGCCGTGGCATCGCAGTGGCCGGCGCTGGAACCATTTTCTCCACTGATTGTGCGGATTCCGCGGTGGGATTGTTGCTCGACGTTCTGAGGAAGGTTTCGGCAGCCAACCGCTATGTCAAGCAAGGGCTATGGTCTACCCAAGGAAACTATCCTCTTGGCTATAAG CTTGGTGGTAAGCAAGTGGGAATTGTTGGATTAGGAAGTATTGGAACAGAAGTCGCTAAAAGACTGGAGGCATTTCCCTGTTCTATTTCATACAATTCAAGAAGCAAAAAACCTTCTGTACCGTACACTTTTTATCCCAATGTTGTTGAACTGGCAGTTAATTGCGACGCCCTTATAATTTGCTGTGCTTTAACTGATGAAACACACCACCTGATTGGCAAGGAAGTGTTGTCAGCGTTGGGGAAGGATGGGGTCATTATTAACATAGCTCGTGGACCCATCATTGATGAGAAAGAATTGGTGCAGTGTTTAATTAAGAGAGAGATCCGAGGTGCGGGCTTGGATGTGTTTGAGCATGAACCTGATGTTCCTGTTGAGCTCCTTGCATTGGATAATGTAGTCATGTCTCCTCATAATGCTGTTTGCACAACGGAATCTCTCGAAGAGTTGCGTAAAACTGTGGTCGGAAATTTCGAAGCCTTCTTCTCAAATGAACCCCTATTAACTCCTGTTCCTTTGGATGATCGGCCCCATTCGTCAG GTTGCTGCTGGAACGGTTGTGGTTGGTGA